The proteins below come from a single Synechococcus sp. WH 8101 genomic window:
- a CDS encoding alpha/beta fold hydrolase, translating into MASNSNYLRLTNLTQATSSRPLFVFLPGMDGTCFSSQSQAVGLGSSFDVRGLFIPPCDRSGWSELTEEVATLIRLEQSLHPGQATIICGESFGGCLALSLVSRFPDLCNQLILVNPASSASQQPWISSFAFLAELLPATFYKLSTFSLLDLLIASHRVRKPMRQKLLSVMQAVGPQNAAWRLSLLSKFDVDDFVIDRPPQSILILASGADRLLPSKREASRLSQRFPRATTVLLPESGHACLLEDEIDLSAILKGLDR; encoded by the coding sequence ATGGCCAGCAATTCAAATTATTTGCGGTTGACTAATTTGACGCAAGCGACATCATCTCGGCCATTGTTTGTGTTTTTGCCGGGTATGGATGGCACTTGCTTTTCCTCGCAATCACAAGCTGTTGGCCTTGGTTCTAGTTTTGATGTCCGAGGTCTTTTTATTCCCCCGTGCGATCGCTCGGGATGGAGCGAGCTGACCGAAGAGGTAGCCACACTGATTCGATTGGAGCAATCTCTACATCCCGGGCAAGCCACCATAATTTGTGGTGAATCGTTTGGAGGTTGTCTTGCCCTAAGTCTGGTGTCGCGATTTCCAGATCTCTGTAATCAGCTGATTTTGGTCAATCCTGCTTCTTCAGCCAGTCAACAGCCATGGATTAGTTCTTTCGCTTTTCTGGCTGAGCTGTTGCCAGCGACGTTCTACAAACTTTCGACTTTCAGTCTCCTTGATCTATTGATTGCATCCCACAGGGTTCGCAAGCCGATGAGGCAGAAATTGTTGTCTGTCATGCAGGCTGTTGGCCCTCAAAATGCCGCCTGGAGGTTGTCATTGCTGAGCAAGTTTGATGTCGACGACTTTGTCATTGATCGTCCGCCGCAATCCATTTTGATTCTGGCTTCCGGCGCTGATCGTCTTCTCCCTTCCAAGCGCGAAGCGTCGCGATTGTCACAACGTTTTCCGAGGGCAACAACCGTGTTGCTCCCTGAGAGCGGACATGCCTGTCTGCTGGAGGATGAGATCGATTTGTCTGCCATCCTCAAGGGTCTTGATCGATGA
- a CDS encoding DoxX family protein translates to MLRIILSKPFLLDLGLLVLRVVTGMLLIHHGYEKLANIENFADAFVRPLHLPFPIVLSYIAAFSEIVGSWLLILGLLTRFGALAILGTISVAIYHAIAINGFNIYLLELLGLYFAASASLLASGPGRFALDELILRRFAPDLEAQQSRLEASLAANTKTESELSGVA, encoded by the coding sequence ATGCTTCGCATCATTCTTTCAAAGCCATTCCTTCTTGACCTTGGGCTCCTTGTGCTGAGGGTGGTCACAGGAATGCTCTTGATCCATCACGGCTATGAAAAGCTCGCGAATATCGAGAATTTTGCTGACGCTTTCGTCCGCCCCTTGCATCTGCCATTCCCCATTGTACTCTCTTACATCGCTGCCTTTTCCGAAATCGTCGGGAGCTGGCTTCTCATTCTCGGATTGTTGACCCGATTCGGAGCACTTGCGATTTTGGGAACAATCAGCGTTGCCATTTATCACGCAATCGCCATCAACGGCTTCAACATCTACCTATTGGAGCTGCTTGGTCTTTATTTTGCAGCTTCAGCGTCATTGCTAGCCTCAGGTCCTGGCCGATTTGCTCTTGATGAGTTAATCCTGCGTCGTTTTGCGCCCGACCTCGAAGCCCAGCAGTCTCGACTGGAAGCATCCTTGGCAGCGAACACCAAGACGGAGTCAGAGCTATCAGGAGTTGCTTGA
- a CDS encoding response regulator transcription factor, whose protein sequence is MDLTPNIPVLISGLPQVADLMQGSSTLACIGSRALLSLFVCAAPFPESIVGAVTTEGEALSLLEQHKPAFLFVTESLEKGNGLSLVHRAHQLQPELRTLLILSSDRHERLQQAIDYGCNGVVVENRLAEGSMVHAIRAVVGGGIYFDRVAVGALRSSGRGEISEPVEPLSQRELEILQLVLQGYTNREMADVLTVSAETVKTHMSHILSKLQAKDRTHAAVIGLRRGLVSWV, encoded by the coding sequence ATGGACCTCACCCCCAATATCCCAGTCTTGATCTCTGGACTGCCCCAGGTGGCCGACCTGATGCAGGGCAGCAGCACCTTGGCCTGTATTGGGAGTCGTGCCTTGCTGTCCCTTTTTGTTTGCGCTGCGCCTTTCCCTGAAAGTATTGTTGGGGCAGTCACCACAGAAGGAGAGGCTCTCTCCCTGTTAGAGCAACACAAGCCTGCCTTCCTTTTTGTGACCGAATCGCTGGAGAAAGGCAACGGCTTATCGCTAGTACATCGCGCTCACCAGCTGCAACCAGAGCTGCGCACGCTGCTGATCTTGTCGAGCGATCGCCATGAGCGCCTACAGCAAGCAATTGACTACGGCTGCAATGGAGTCGTGGTTGAAAACCGGCTCGCAGAGGGTTCCATGGTTCATGCCATCCGTGCCGTCGTGGGCGGCGGCATCTACTTCGATAGAGTTGCCGTTGGGGCACTGAGATCAAGTGGCCGGGGAGAAATATCTGAACCCGTCGAGCCTTTGAGTCAACGGGAATTGGAAATCTTGCAGCTCGTTCTTCAGGGCTACACCAATAGAGAGATGGCCGACGTCCTAACCGTGTCAGCTGAGACAGTGAAAACTCATATGAGCCATATTCTTTCAAAGTTGCAGGCTAAAGATAGAACCCATGCCGCTGTCATTGGACTGCGCCGTGGACTGGTGAGCTGGGTTTAA
- a CDS encoding alpha/beta fold hydrolase, translating into MTSADHQKEPTLLLIHPIGVGLSSRFWDRFIQRWHRKSPNTELLAPDLIGCGNAPYSTAPLSPNDWAQPLVTLLKQRNAGPVVLVTQGSSLPIALALMQQAPESVSGLVAISPPGWRVLQEPFPIERSQRLWRWLFQGPIGNIFYRYARRRSFLQSFSKKNLFADADAVDEEWLETLRQGSRAMETRWAVYSFLAGFWRRDWEPQLTQLSLPLLVVFGRSATGIGRSRNWDDVDQRLATYRQKLPAAAIETIPGRNVLPYESTEACVQCVSAWLKDHRELRSSGVEHAPTGHR; encoded by the coding sequence ATGACATCGGCCGATCACCAGAAGGAACCCACGCTCCTGCTGATCCATCCGATCGGAGTGGGGCTCTCCTCACGGTTCTGGGATCGCTTTATTCAGCGCTGGCACAGAAAAAGTCCTAACACTGAACTGCTGGCTCCCGATCTGATCGGATGCGGCAACGCGCCCTACTCCACGGCACCGCTCTCACCTAACGACTGGGCGCAACCACTGGTCACTCTGCTCAAGCAGCGCAACGCAGGTCCAGTGGTGCTCGTCACCCAGGGCAGCTCTCTGCCCATCGCCCTGGCCCTGATGCAGCAGGCCCCGGAATCGGTGAGCGGCCTGGTGGCCATCAGTCCGCCGGGCTGGCGAGTGCTGCAAGAACCCTTCCCGATTGAACGCTCCCAGCGGCTCTGGCGCTGGTTGTTCCAAGGCCCCATCGGCAACATCTTCTATCGCTACGCGAGGCGACGCAGTTTTCTGCAGTCGTTCTCCAAAAAGAACCTGTTTGCCGATGCCGACGCGGTGGATGAGGAGTGGCTGGAAACCCTCAGGCAGGGATCCCGCGCCATGGAGACCCGATGGGCCGTGTATTCGTTTCTGGCGGGGTTCTGGCGGCGTGACTGGGAACCCCAACTCACTCAGCTGAGCCTTCCATTGCTGGTAGTGTTCGGCCGCTCAGCAACTGGCATCGGCCGCTCACGCAACTGGGACGACGTGGATCAACGCCTCGCCACTTATCGGCAGAAGCTGCCTGCTGCGGCGATCGAGACCATCCCGGGCCGCAATGTATTGCCTTACGAATCGACGGAAGCCTGCGTGCAATGCGTCAGTGCCTGGCTCAAGGACCATCGAGAGTTGCGATCATCGGGCGTCGAACACGCTCCAACCGGTCACCGCTAA
- a CDS encoding DUF2973 domain-containing protein — protein MLTSLFPLLYGSCCLVLLLQAFRLMAGQTGAARGHQHSRTTDRTGLRTTHPELLNANGDLTDEPLLVVHFPDQDTPEPTAA, from the coding sequence ATGTTGACCAGCCTGTTCCCCCTCCTCTATGGCTCCTGTTGTCTGGTGCTTCTGTTGCAGGCCTTCCGCTTGATGGCAGGTCAGACCGGAGCAGCGAGAGGTCACCAGCACTCTCGGACAACAGACCGCACTGGCTTGCGCACCACCCACCCGGAACTGCTCAACGCCAACGGTGATCTCACCGACGAACCCCTTTTGGTCGTTCACTTCCCAGACCAGGACACCCCGGAACCCACAGCTGCATGA
- a CDS encoding superoxide dismutase, producing the protein MLRLIRTCCLTLLALVAVAAPAWAQFSLPPLPYPVEALEPAIDADTMTLHHDRHHAAYVSNLNGQIRANPALQSLDLETLQGQMSHFPLAVRNNGGGHWNHSQFWAVMAPPGEGGTPSDDLLAAITSSFGSLDAMKMQFSQAAASRFGSGWAWLICTDDGSLAITSTANQDNPLMDLPGIENGTPLLGLDVWEHAYYLKYQNRRVDYISSWWDLVNWTEVNRRYNQALA; encoded by the coding sequence ATGTTGCGCCTGATTCGCACGTGCTGCCTAACACTTCTGGCGTTGGTTGCCGTTGCAGCACCGGCCTGGGCCCAATTCAGCCTTCCCCCATTGCCCTATCCAGTGGAAGCCCTGGAGCCGGCGATCGATGCAGACACCATGACGCTCCATCACGATCGCCATCACGCCGCCTATGTGAGCAATCTGAATGGCCAGATCAGAGCCAACCCTGCCTTGCAATCCTTGGATCTCGAGACACTCCAGGGTCAGATGTCCCACTTTCCGCTCGCAGTGCGGAACAACGGCGGTGGCCATTGGAATCACAGCCAATTCTGGGCAGTGATGGCACCACCTGGTGAGGGCGGCACGCCATCAGACGACCTGTTAGCAGCAATCACCTCGAGCTTTGGGTCGCTGGACGCGATGAAAATGCAATTCTCGCAAGCTGCCGCCAGCCGATTCGGTTCTGGCTGGGCCTGGCTGATCTGCACCGACGACGGAAGCCTGGCGATCACCAGCACGGCCAACCAAGACAATCCCTTGATGGACCTACCTGGGATCGAGAACGGTACGCCGCTGCTCGGCCTCGATGTCTGGGAGCATGCTTACTACCTCAAGTACCAAAATCGCAGGGTCGACTACATCAGTTCTTGGTGGGATCTGGTGAACTGGACTGAGGTGAACCGTCGCTACAACCAGGCACTCGCATGA
- a CDS encoding GMC oxidoreductase has protein sequence MDLRPWEAIVVGSGATGGVAALTLAEAGVRVLVIEAGRSLSARDALGFEPLNSLRRFSALSSGRQQRQAQHPGYWKHNPQLFIDEQEHPYSHPAERPFLWTRADQVGGRSLTWGGITLRLSDADFQAAERDGVGSSWPIRHADLDPHYTALEQRLGVYGQRDGYGQVPDGWAQQALPSTLEEQRFAAAVREQHGYPWMPSRGFAAHPAQARKRWPSSSSPGSTLQAALATGRVQLLSEHRVERFELNRHHDRAEAVIAIDRATGQRQRLAAQQIVLCASTIQTLRLLLQSEEQAAEGRGFIDPSGRLGVALMDHVSTCRFFAMPAATPADPSAPATTPAELSGAGSFFLPFGHALPDTSAARPLRGYGLWGGINRFDPPAWLKRQPECRLGFLIGHGEVLPDPANRVSLEGPLDRWGSPTVHIDCRWRRNEEVMTRHMEQTIAAAIAAAGGTMLPLVDLVKAPLIEPLLRQAVALTDGAAPPGYYIHEVGGAAMAANESEGVVDPWNRLWRCPNVLVVDGACWPSSAWQSPTLTMMAITRRACLAALRPGSD, from the coding sequence GTGGATCTGCGGCCCTGGGAGGCGATCGTGGTGGGCTCCGGCGCCACCGGTGGTGTGGCCGCCCTCACCCTGGCCGAGGCCGGTGTGCGGGTGTTGGTGATTGAGGCGGGGCGCTCGCTATCTGCGCGCGATGCCCTGGGCTTTGAACCGCTCAACAGCCTGCGCCGCTTCAGCGCCCTCAGCAGCGGACGACAGCAACGCCAGGCTCAGCATCCCGGCTACTGGAAGCACAACCCCCAGCTGTTCATCGACGAACAGGAGCACCCCTACAGCCATCCGGCCGAGCGTCCGTTTCTCTGGACCCGGGCCGATCAGGTGGGTGGCCGCAGCCTCACCTGGGGTGGTATCACGCTGCGGCTCTCAGACGCCGATTTTCAGGCGGCCGAACGGGATGGCGTTGGCAGCAGCTGGCCGATTCGCCACGCCGATCTCGATCCGCACTACACCGCCCTGGAGCAACGGCTCGGCGTATATGGGCAGCGGGATGGCTATGGCCAGGTTCCCGATGGCTGGGCCCAGCAGGCCTTGCCCTCCACCCTCGAGGAACAGCGCTTTGCTGCCGCCGTGCGTGAGCAGCACGGCTACCCCTGGATGCCCTCCCGTGGCTTCGCGGCCCATCCAGCCCAAGCCAGGAAGCGTTGGCCCAGCTCCAGCAGCCCCGGAAGCACCCTGCAGGCCGCTCTGGCGACAGGGCGTGTGCAGCTCCTCAGTGAGCACCGCGTCGAGCGTTTCGAGCTCAACCGCCATCACGACCGCGCCGAAGCGGTGATTGCGATCGATCGGGCCACAGGCCAGCGGCAGCGACTGGCGGCCCAGCAGATCGTGCTTTGCGCCTCCACGATCCAGACCCTGCGTCTGCTGTTGCAGTCAGAGGAACAGGCGGCTGAGGGTCGCGGCTTCATCGATCCCTCCGGACGACTCGGCGTGGCCCTGATGGATCACGTGTCGACCTGCCGCTTCTTTGCCATGCCGGCAGCAACGCCCGCCGATCCAAGTGCTCCCGCCACGACCCCGGCGGAGCTTTCCGGCGCCGGCAGCTTTTTTCTTCCTTTCGGTCATGCGCTGCCCGACACCAGCGCCGCCCGGCCCCTGCGGGGCTATGGCCTCTGGGGCGGCATCAATCGTTTCGATCCGCCCGCCTGGCTTAAACGGCAGCCCGAGTGCCGGCTCGGGTTCCTGATCGGCCACGGTGAGGTGCTTCCGGATCCGGCCAATCGGGTCAGCCTTGAGGGGCCCCTCGATCGCTGGGGCAGCCCCACCGTGCACATCGACTGCCGCTGGCGCCGCAATGAAGAGGTGATGACCCGGCACATGGAGCAGACGATCGCCGCTGCGATCGCTGCAGCCGGCGGCACGATGTTGCCCCTGGTTGATCTGGTCAAGGCCCCTCTCATCGAACCGCTGCTGCGGCAGGCGGTCGCTTTGACCGATGGGGCTGCCCCCCCCGGCTACTACATCCATGAGGTGGGCGGGGCGGCGATGGCGGCCAACGAAAGCGAGGGTGTCGTGGACCCCTGGAATCGGCTCTGGCGTTGCCCCAATGTGCTGGTGGTGGATGGCGCCTGCTGGCCCAGCTCCGCCTGGCAGAGCCCCACACTCACGATGATGGCGATCACACGCCGGGCCTGTCTGGCGGCGCTCAGGCCTGGGAGCGACTGA
- a CDS encoding DUF2811 domain-containing protein, whose amino-acid sequence MDRNHLERCVDGSAAAENAPTYVSMEAEIPEVLYRGMKEFIGDHPHWDQYRLMSSALAHFLFQNGCSDRAVTERYLDDLFSRSQA is encoded by the coding sequence ATGGATCGGAATCATCTGGAACGCTGTGTGGATGGATCGGCTGCGGCCGAGAACGCACCCACCTACGTGAGTATGGAAGCGGAAATCCCTGAGGTGCTCTATCGCGGCATGAAGGAGTTCATCGGCGACCACCCCCACTGGGATCAATACCGGCTGATGAGTTCCGCCCTGGCCCATTTTCTGTTCCAGAACGGTTGCAGTGATCGCGCCGTGACGGAGCGCTACCTCGACGACCTGTTCAGTCGCTCCCAGGCCTGA
- a CDS encoding sirohydrochlorin chelatase, whose protein sequence is MIPSLSELKAKGYGVLICGHGSRNKLAVEEFAQLAEGLRPKLSGIPVEHGYLEFARPILRDALDRLREQGVQRVLAVPAMLFAAGHAKNDIPSVLNTYSAEWNLPIDYGRELGVDRLMIAAAGARIRETLEAAPAVPLAETLLVVVGRGSSDPDANSNVAKVTRMLVEGFGFGWGETVYSGVTFPLVEPGLRHLVRLGFRRIVVFPYFLFSGVLVSRIRMHTDKVAADHPEIEFLSAPYLGDHPLVLDTFLERLEEVLGGEAVMNCSLCKYRAQVLGFEAEVGLAQASHHHHVEGLTEGCDLCERECTGACQPDGIPIPLGGHSHAHEHSHGHHPYPHAAHPLGPSTLGPTNAAGNRNATES, encoded by the coding sequence GTGATCCCATCGTTATCGGAACTGAAGGCCAAGGGCTATGGGGTCTTGATCTGCGGCCACGGCAGCCGCAACAAACTGGCTGTTGAGGAATTCGCCCAGCTGGCCGAAGGCTTGCGCCCGAAGCTGTCGGGGATTCCGGTGGAACACGGCTACCTCGAATTCGCCCGACCGATCCTGCGCGATGCCCTCGATCGCTTACGGGAACAAGGCGTGCAGCGGGTTCTCGCCGTGCCGGCGATGCTCTTCGCTGCGGGCCATGCCAAAAACGACATCCCCTCGGTGTTGAACACCTACAGCGCCGAGTGGAACCTGCCGATCGACTACGGACGGGAGCTGGGAGTGGACCGGCTGATGATCGCCGCCGCCGGCGCCCGGATTCGGGAGACCCTGGAGGCGGCGCCGGCTGTGCCCCTGGCGGAAACGCTGCTGGTGGTGGTGGGGCGCGGCTCCTCCGATCCTGATGCCAACTCGAATGTGGCCAAGGTCACGCGGATGTTGGTGGAGGGGTTCGGCTTCGGCTGGGGTGAAACCGTGTATTCCGGCGTCACCTTCCCGCTGGTGGAACCGGGCCTGCGTCATTTGGTGCGCCTGGGCTTCCGCCGCATCGTGGTGTTCCCTTACTTCCTCTTCTCCGGCGTGCTGGTGAGCCGGATCCGAATGCACACCGACAAGGTGGCCGCCGATCACCCCGAGATCGAGTTCCTCTCGGCGCCCTATCTCGGCGATCACCCCCTGGTGCTCGACACCTTCCTGGAGCGACTGGAGGAGGTGCTGGGCGGCGAGGCGGTGATGAACTGCTCGTTGTGCAAATACCGAGCGCAGGTGCTGGGCTTCGAGGCGGAGGTGGGCCTGGCCCAGGCCAGCCATCACCATCACGTGGAGGGCCTCACGGAGGGCTGCGACCTGTGCGAGCGCGAATGCACCGGCGCCTGCCAGCCCGATGGCATCCCGATCCCCCTGGGTGGCCACAGCCATGCACACGAGCACAGCCATGGCCACCATCCCTATCCCCACGCGGCCCATCCCCTCGGGCCGAGCACGCTTGGACCCACCAACGCCGCCGGTAACAGGAACGCGACAGAAAGCTGA
- a CDS encoding FAD-binding oxidoreductase produces the protein MPELEPRPGDLSSCLRDWSGPTPLLVRSGGTSSRSRDPVLWSLDLRTHCRELQLSDDGHRVRVGAGVTMAELQRHLAPAGRSIPTGLSGLPGAGYLLTGGISPLSRSQGLAIDRILALEGVWGDGEPLVLTAEQSTSADGHASDAWRGLLGAAPFLAVVSAIELRTTPRQPLQIARALVSPDQLAEWIQRAETWPDGLSLQWFWSERIEILLVAIEVDAPSVQAWAACQPQLARLPGAVVERIDGLEALPPFGALARCPLQRAPVAQEVLGLLAPAWGAATPALIQVARQAMAQRPDPGCALASQQLGGATARVPATATSFVHRQAIWKPWITAAWPAADPAARQRSLAWLLQLRDQLRPHCPGVHLAQLHDHLPWHGWELKAAFGDWLPGLRRLKAQHDRHRLLPGL, from the coding sequence TTGCCAGAACTTGAGCCCCGTCCCGGTGATCTTTCCAGTTGCTTACGCGACTGGAGCGGGCCGACCCCTTTGCTGGTGCGCAGCGGCGGCACCTCGAGCCGTTCCCGTGATCCAGTTCTGTGGAGCCTCGATCTGCGGACCCACTGCCGCGAGCTGCAGCTCAGTGATGACGGCCACAGGGTGCGCGTCGGCGCTGGCGTGACGATGGCGGAGCTGCAACGGCATCTGGCCCCAGCGGGACGCAGTATTCCCACCGGCCTTTCCGGCCTGCCGGGAGCGGGCTATCTGCTTACTGGAGGCATCAGTCCACTCAGCCGCAGTCAGGGTCTGGCGATTGATCGGATCCTCGCTTTGGAGGGGGTGTGGGGCGATGGGGAGCCGTTGGTGCTCACGGCAGAGCAAAGCACCAGCGCTGATGGCCATGCCTCAGACGCCTGGCGGGGTCTGCTCGGGGCGGCGCCGTTTCTGGCGGTGGTGAGCGCCATCGAGCTGCGAACCACACCACGCCAGCCCCTCCAGATCGCCCGTGCCCTGGTGTCGCCCGATCAGCTGGCTGAGTGGATTCAGCGGGCGGAGACCTGGCCGGATGGCCTCAGTTTGCAGTGGTTCTGGTCGGAACGGATCGAAATCCTGCTGGTGGCGATCGAGGTGGATGCCCCGTCGGTTCAGGCCTGGGCCGCGTGTCAACCGCAGCTCGCGCGCCTCCCCGGCGCCGTGGTGGAGCGGATCGATGGGCTGGAGGCCTTGCCGCCGTTCGGGGCGTTGGCCCGTTGCCCACTCCAGAGAGCGCCAGTGGCTCAGGAAGTGCTCGGTCTGCTGGCGCCCGCCTGGGGGGCGGCCACCCCGGCCCTGATCCAGGTGGCACGGCAAGCGATGGCGCAACGGCCGGATCCCGGTTGTGCCCTGGCAAGCCAGCAGCTGGGGGGCGCGACCGCCCGGGTGCCTGCCACCGCGACTTCCTTTGTGCATCGTCAGGCGATCTGGAAACCCTGGATCACCGCCGCCTGGCCCGCTGCCGATCCAGCGGCGCGGCAGCGCAGCCTGGCTTGGCTGCTGCAGCTGCGGGATCAGCTTCGGCCCCACTGCCCCGGAGTGCACCTCGCCCAGCTCCATGACCATCTGCCCTGGCATGGCTGGGAGCTGAAGGCCGCCTTCGGCGACTGGCTTCCCGGTTTGCGACGCCTGAAAGCGCAGCACGATCGCCACCGACTCCTGCCAGGGTTGTGA
- a CDS encoding SulP family inorganic anion transporter, producing MRQWFSNPGPELLSGLVVAFAMIPEAIAFSGIAGVDPQVGLFGAFCLSLTIAVVGGRTAMITSATGSTALLMTGLVAAGNARGEGLGLSYLLVAGLLTGVFQILWGYLRLAYQMRFVPQGVLSGFVNALALLIFQAQLPQLGLNLHYGEAQAADHASTLLPHGSQIPIVWLLVILGLVIIYGLPRLTRLVPSQLVAIVVLTALSIGFRLDIPSVQSLGQLPSGLPSFQLPFGALSDGRVPLNLETFGLVLPTALAISLVGLMETFLTQDILDERTDSNSNKNVEARGQGIANIVSSLFGGMAGCALVGQSVMNIENGGRGRLSTLVSGLSLMAMILLARPWLEQIPMAALVAVMISIAVSTADLNGLRQLARIPKSDTSVMLMTFAVTMLTTPHNLALGVLAGVALAAILFSRKVAKVIRVDVEDLGPDERRYVVSGQLFFVSKVYFLQGFDVHTHPARITIDLSAAHIWDQTGVGALNQLIRKLELGGSTVTVEGMNAESLNLFERIGSQAQGAHG from the coding sequence ATGCGGCAGTGGTTCAGCAATCCAGGCCCGGAACTGCTCTCCGGCCTGGTCGTCGCCTTCGCCATGATCCCGGAAGCGATCGCCTTCTCCGGCATCGCCGGTGTGGATCCCCAGGTGGGCCTGTTCGGTGCCTTCTGCCTCTCGCTCACCATTGCCGTGGTGGGGGGACGCACGGCGATGATCACCTCGGCGACCGGCTCTACTGCCCTGCTGATGACAGGCCTGGTGGCGGCAGGCAATGCCCGCGGTGAGGGGTTGGGGCTGAGTTATTTGTTGGTGGCCGGCCTGCTCACCGGCGTGTTTCAGATCCTCTGGGGCTATCTGCGCCTGGCGTATCAGATGCGCTTTGTGCCCCAAGGGGTGCTCAGCGGCTTCGTGAATGCTCTGGCCCTGCTGATCTTCCAGGCCCAGCTTCCCCAGCTCGGCCTCAATCTCCATTACGGCGAGGCTCAGGCGGCGGATCACGCCTCAACCCTGTTGCCCCACGGCAGCCAGATCCCGATTGTGTGGCTGCTGGTGATTCTCGGCCTGGTGATCATTTATGGCCTGCCTCGGCTCACCCGGCTCGTGCCCTCCCAGCTGGTGGCGATCGTGGTGCTCACCGCCTTGAGCATCGGCTTCCGCCTCGACATCCCCTCCGTGCAGAGCCTCGGCCAGCTGCCCAGCGGCCTGCCCAGCTTTCAGCTTCCCTTCGGTGCCCTCAGTGATGGACGGGTTCCCCTCAATCTGGAGACGTTCGGTCTGGTGTTACCGACGGCCCTGGCGATTTCCCTGGTGGGGTTGATGGAAACCTTCCTCACCCAGGACATCCTGGATGAACGCACCGACAGCAATTCCAACAAAAACGTGGAAGCGCGTGGTCAGGGCATCGCCAACATCGTGTCGTCGCTGTTCGGTGGGATGGCCGGCTGCGCCTTGGTGGGTCAGTCGGTGATGAACATCGAGAACGGTGGGCGCGGGCGCCTCTCCACTCTGGTCTCAGGTCTCAGCCTGATGGCGATGATCCTGTTGGCACGCCCCTGGTTGGAGCAGATCCCCATGGCGGCACTGGTGGCCGTGATGATCAGCATCGCCGTGAGCACCGCCGACCTCAACGGATTGCGTCAACTGGCGCGCATCCCCAAAAGCGACACCTCCGTGATGCTGATGACGTTTGCCGTCACCATGCTCACCACGCCGCACAATCTGGCCCTCGGGGTGCTGGCCGGTGTGGCCCTGGCGGCCATCCTCTTCAGCCGCAAGGTGGCGAAGGTGATCCGCGTGGATGTGGAAGACCTCGGTCCGGACGAGCGTCGTTATGTGGTGAGCGGTCAGCTGTTCTTCGTGAGCAAGGTGTATTTCCTCCAGGGATTTGATGTGCACACCCATCCCGCCCGAATCACGATCGATCTCTCCGCAGCCCACATCTGGGACCAGACCGGCGTCGGCGCTTTGAATCAATTGATTCGCAAGCTCGAGCTCGGTGGTTCCACCGTCACGGTGGAGGGGATGAACGCAGAGAGCCTCAACCTGTTCGAGCGGATCGGCAGCCAGGCCCAGGGGGCCCACGGCTGA